A genomic region of Magnolia sinica isolate HGM2019 chromosome 6, MsV1, whole genome shotgun sequence contains the following coding sequences:
- the LOC131249455 gene encoding uncharacterized protein LOC131249455 — MPLVIQYSGFRDPSEHVEAYRSWMQIQTATDAIMCRGFLITLTGSAWSWYRQLKPNSFSSFAELSRLFLTQFISGKRSRKPNTHLFAIKQDSKESLKDYVVHFNEEALLIEDYNDKMALAAVFSGLRERKFTFSIGKNPSKTLAELVPRAKKYTNAEEFSNAHKNVQAQEMNDKGKRPRNEKAQPSSKGTGDRAPRDRRPNRRPEGKFRSYTPLNTSAEQILLDIRGEKLLNWPVCMRADPDYRDKRKYCRFHEITATIRLTV; from the coding sequence ATGCCTCTCGTCATCCAATATTCTGGGTTTAGAGACCCATCCGAGCATGTGGAAGCCTATCGCTCATGGATGCAGATCCAGACGGCGACGGACGCCATAATGTGCCGGGGGTTCTTGATCACACTCACAGGTTCTGCTTGGAGTTGGTACCGGCAGCTCAAACCAAACTCCTTTAGTTCCTTCGCGGAGTTGAGCCGActattccttacccagttcataagtggtaagagaaGTCGGAAGCCCAACACTCATTTGTTCGCTATCAAACAAGACTCGAAGGAGTCATTGAAAGACTACGTCGTCCATTTTAATGAGGAAGCATTATTGATAGAAGATTACAACGATAAAATGGCGCTCGCTGCTGTGTTCAGCGGGCTAAGAGAAAGAAAATTCACTTTCTCCATTGGAAAGAACCCGTCGAAGACGCTGGCCGAGCTAGTCCCCCGAGCTAAAAAATACACCAACGCGGAAGAATTCTCCAATGCTCATAAAAATGTCCAAGCGCAAGAAATGAATGATAAAGGGAAGAGACCAAGGAATGAGAAAGCTCAGCCATCCAGCAAGGGGACCGGCGATCGCGCCCCTCGCGATCGTCGTCCAAATAGAAGGCCAGAAGGAAAATTTCGTTCCTACACCCCTCTCAACACGTCTGCCGAGCAGATTCTGTTGGATATCCGAGGAGAGAAGCTGCTGAATTGGCCTGTTTGCATGAGGGCTGACCCGGATTACCGAGACAAACGCAAGTACTGTCGCTTCCACGAGATCACGGCCACAATACGACTGACTGTGTAG
- the LOC131247919 gene encoding mechanosensitive ion channel protein 10-like, with amino-acid sequence MVVMACLVSSLTIPSLGHRILWGLELWKWFLTVLVIFCGHLVSNLLVRLAVFLMEHIFMLPKKVLYFVYGLRRGVQMCVWLALVLLAWTLIFDPKVQVPRRSHKLLNKVTRTLIAILVGSIIWLVKIVLVKMLASWFHFSKYFDRLKESIFHQHILDTLSGEPLAELSRLPSQRKTMQRDGKIDMEQLRKLSRGSPSTWGVKRLMSHVKSTALFTTLKHPNKGTEGEGSKKEQRKISSEREARRAAKLIFKTVAKPGARYIEEDDLLKFLKKDEVRTIFPLFRGAETGKIGKSGLGNWVVNAYHERRVLAFSLKDTRALTQQIDRLVSALCITVIIAVFLLVTGIATTNVIFLITSQLLLMGFMFGNTCKAIFESMIFIFVQQPYDIGDRCVIDGIEMVVEEMKLLTTTFLRFDNKKIDYPNVVLFTKTISNVSRSPKMGETIEFSIDASTSEYTFNEMKMDIKIYIDSKPKRWQPKHSVVVKAIEDPNKMKIALHVVHAIYFQNFPERNSQRSDLFFELKKILERLCINYNLPPQENHLPQFTMATETTTTQG; translated from the exons ATGGTCGTAATGGCCTGCCTCGTCTCCAGCCTCACCATTCCCTCCCTCGGCCACCGGATCCTCTGGGGGCTTGAGCTCTGGAAATGGTTCCTCACGGTCCTTGTCATCTTCTGTGGCCACCTTGTCTCCAACCTCCTCGTCCGGTTAGCCGTCTTCCTCATGGAACACATCTTCATGCTCCCCAAGAAGGTACTCTACTTCGTCTACGGCCTGCGGAGGGGAGTGCAGATGTGTGTCTGGCTTGCCCTCGTCCTGCTAGCATGGACACTGATTTTCGATCCTAAGGTCCAAGTCCCGAGACGCTCTCACAAGCTCTTGAACAAGGTCACGCGCACTTTGATAGCAAttctggtggggtccatcatatgGCTGGTAAAGATCGTGCTTGTAAAAATGCTCGCGTCGTGGTTCCACTTCTCGAAATACTTTGATCGGCTGAAGGAGAGCATCTTCCACCAGCACATATTGGATACGCTGTCCGGAGAGCCGCTTGCTGAGTTGTCACGGTTGCCGAGCCAGAGGAAGACGATGCAGAGGGATGGGAAGATCGACATGGAGCAGCTGAGGAAGCTGAGCCGGGGGAGTCCATCGACGTGGGGCGTGAAGCGGCTAATGAGCCACGTGAAGTCGACGGCGTTGTTCACGACCTTGAAGCATCCGAATAAGGGAACTGAGGGTGAGGGGTCCAAGAAGGAGCAGCGCAAGATCTCAAGCGAGCGGGAGGCGAGAAGAGCCGCCAAGCTAATCTTCAAAACCGTCGCCAAGCCCGGGGCCAG GTACATCGAAGAGGATGATCTATTGAAGTTCTTGAAGAAGGATGAGGTCCGGACCATATTCCCTCTCTTCCGAGGAGCCGAGACTGGAAAGATCGGAAAGTCAGGGTTGGGTAACTGGGTG GTGAATGCTTATCACGAGCGAAGAGTTCTTGCATTCTCCTTGAAAGACACAAGGGCACTGACACAGCAGATAGACAGGCTAGTGAGTGCATTGTGCATAACGGTTATAATCGCAGTGTTTCTGCTAGTGACGGGCATTGCAACTaccaatgtcatattcctcaTCACGTCCCAATTACTACTCATGGGATTCATGTTCGGTAACACTTGCAAGGCCATCTTCGAATCCATGATCTTTATATTCGTTCAACAACCTTATGACATTGGTGACCGTTGTGTCATTGACGGTATTGAG ATGGTCGTGGAAGAGATGAAACTTTTGACAACAACATTCCTCCGTTTTGACAACAAGAAGATTGACTACCCCAATGTGGTGTTGTTCACAAAGACCATCAGCAATGTCAGCAGAAGCCCCAAAATGGGTGAAACCATCGAATTTTCAATAGATGCTTCTACTTCAGAGTATACCTTCAATGAAATGAAGATGGACATTAAAAT ATATATAGACAGCAAACCAAAACGTTGGCAACCAAAGCACTCGGTTGTTGTGAAAGCGATCGAAGATCCCAATAAGATGAAGATAGCTCTCCACGTTGTACACGCCATCTACTTTCAGAACTTTCCGGAGAGAAACAGCCAAAGGTCAGATCTCTTCTTTGAGCTGAAGAAGATCTTGGAGAGACTCTGCATCAATTACAACCTCCCCCCTCAAGAGAACCATCTCCCCCAATTCACCATGGCCACTGAAACAACTACAACACAGGGATGA
- the LOC131247917 gene encoding mechanosensitive ion channel protein 10-like, with protein MKQSEEQKSIPDQVVLIVDPRNSISKPTPEKSPDPTSKEKPRNPTTTTRTRTLRRLVSHSKRKARFVELNDPHPLKPVPDSEVHQPESESESDDEFIKEEERYAAENDGSKKRKINVRAMAEWVIFIVIMACLVSSLFVPYPSHWNLQGLELWKWCLTVLVICCGRLVSSWLVRFIVFLIERNFILREKVLYFVYGLRGGVQICVWLSLVLLAWTLLFDRDDRVSRRYHRLLNKVEHALIAILAGSIIWLVKIVLVKMVASSFHVSAFFDRMKESIFHQYILETLSGEPIGELSQSLSQRRMMRQSKTLPARFSLRSDGFDSKRMEIDMEQLRRLSRGNASTWGVKRLISHVMSTGLSTISKTVDETMEEFREKGEISNEGEAKKESQRIFKHVAKAGAKYIEEDDLLKFLNSNEVRSIFPLFQGSETGKIRKSAFRGWVVKAYKEWKALAHALNDTKTAVEQLHKLASAVVIVIIIVVSLLVMGVATSKVILIVTSQLLLVGFMFGNTCKTIFESIIFVFVVHPFDVGDRCVIDGVQMVVDEMNILTTIFLRFDNEKIYYPNAVLLTKAISNFNRSPEMGDTVEFSMDVMTLESAFNDMKTAIRAYIDSKPKHWQPKHSVVVNEIEEVNKMKIGLNVLHTINFQNFSKRNKRRSELIFELKRIFERLSIKYHLLPQQIHLTQFTMPTAKIPVP; from the exons ATGAAACAGTCAGAGGAACAGAAATCCATCCCTGACCAAGTCGTTCTCATCGTAGACCCTCGAAACTCTATATCCAAACCGACTCCAGAGAAATCCCCCGACCCAACCTCTAAAGAAAAACCCCGAAATCCTACAACCaccacccgcacccgcaccctcCGTCGTCTCGTCAGCCACTCCAAGCGCAAGGCCCGCTTCGTCGAGCTCAATGATCCCCACCCTCTCAAACCCGTCCCCGACTCCGAAGTCCACCAACCCGAATCCGAATCCGAATCCGATGACGAGTTCATCAAAGAAGAAGAGCGTTATGCAGCCGAGAATGACGGCAGCAAGAAGCGCAAGATCAACGTCCGGGCCATGGCTGAGTGGGTTATCTTTATCGTTATCATGGCCTGTCTCGTTTCCAGCCTCTTCGTTCCCTACCCCAGCCACTGGAACCTCCAGGGGCTAGAGCTCTGGAAATGGTGCCTCACGGTCCTCGTCATTTGCTGCGGGCGCCTCGTCTCCAGCTGGCTCGTCCGGTTCATCGTCTTCCTCATCGAGCGCAACTTCATTCTCCGCGAGAAGGTACTCTACTTCGTCTACGGCCTGCGGGGTGGAGTGCAGATCTGTGTATGGCTCAGCCTCGTCTTGCTAGCATGGACACTGCTTTTCGATCGGGATGATCGAGTCTCGAGACGCTATCACAGGCTCTTGAACAAGGTCGAACACGCTCTGATAGCTATTCTAGCAGGGTCCATCATATGGCTGGTGAAGATTGTCCTTGTAAAAATGGTTGCATCGTCGTTCCACGTCTCGGCCTTCTTTGATCGGATGAAAGAGAGCATCTTCCATCAGTATATATTGGAGACATTGTCTGGGGAGCCGATCGGTGAGTTGTCACAGTCGCTGAGCCAGAGGAGGATGATGCGCCAGTCCAAGACGCTGCCGGCTCGATTCTCGCTGCGGAGTGATGGATTTGATTCGAAGCGGATGGAGATCGACATGGAGCAGCTGAGGAGGCTGAGCCGAGGGAATGCATCGACGTGGGGGGTGAAGCGGCTAATAAGCCATGTGATGTCAACGGGGCTTTCCACGATCTCGAAGACAGTCGATGAGACGATGGAGGAGTTCAGGGAGAAGGGCGAGATCTCGAACGAGGGGGAGGCGAAGAAGGAGTCCCAGCGAATCTTCAAACACGTAGCTAAGGCCGGTGCCAA GTACATTGAAGAGGATGATCTGTTGAAGTTCTTGAACAGCAATGAGGTCCGGTCCATATTCCCTCTCTTCCAAGGATCTGAGACTGGAAAAATCAGAAAGTCAGCTTTCAGGGGCTGGGTG GTGAAAGCTTATAAAGAGTGGAAAGCTCTAGCTCATGCCTTGAACGACACTAAGACAGCAGTGGAACAGCTACATAAGCTAGCGAGTGCGGTTGTGATTGTGATCATAATCGTGGTGTCTCTGCTGGTGATGGGAGTCGCTACTTCCAAAGTCATACTCATCGTCACATCCCAATTGCTGCTTGTGGGATTCATGTTCGGGAACACTTGCAAGACCATCTTTGAATCCATCATCTTCGTCTTCGTAGTGCACCCCTTTGACGTGGGTGATCGTTGTGTCATCGACGGTGTCCAG ATGGTGGTGGACGAGATGAACATTTTGACGACAATATTCCTCCGTTTTGACAACGAGAAGATTTACTACCCCAACGCGGTGCTGCTTACAAAGGCCATCAGCAATTTTAACAGGAGTCCTGAAATGGGTGATACTGTCGAATTCTCAATGGATGTTATGACTCTAGAGAGTGCCTTCAATGACATGAAGACCGCCATTCGAGC ATACATAGATAGCAAGCCCAAGCACTGGCAACCAAAGCACTCGGTGGTAGTGAATGAGATTGAAGAGGTGAACAAGATGAAAATAGGTCTTAACGTTCTACACACCATCAACTTCCAGAACTTCTCGAAGAGGAACAAACGACGGTCTGAACTAATCTTCGAGCTGAAGAGAATCTTTGAGAGGCTCAGCATCAAATACCACCTTCTCCCTCAACAGATCCATCTCACCCAATTCACCATGCCCACCGCGAAGATCCCGGTGCCATGA